The proteins below are encoded in one region of Alistipes communis:
- a CDS encoding nucleoside phosphorylase — MRTIPSSELIINDDGSIFHLHLRPEQLADTVILVGDPGRVELVASFFDTRECNVSNREFNTVTGTYKGKRMTVLSTGIGIGNIDISVTELDALANVDFETRQVKPELRRLTLLRLGTSGAIQPDIKVGEAVFSRMSIGFDGLLNYYKGRNEVCNLEYEQAFMRHTGWSDLLPKPYFAVADEGLFDLFRDSTREGITIAAPGFYAPQGRWVRLEPADAHLNEKIESFEYEGRRITNFEMESSALAGMASLMGHRAATICTIIAQRIALDACTDYKPFVKRMIRMALDKLATI, encoded by the coding sequence ATGAGAACGATCCCCTCTTCCGAGTTGATTATCAACGACGACGGTTCCATTTTCCATCTGCACCTCCGTCCCGAGCAGCTGGCCGACACCGTCATTCTGGTGGGCGATCCGGGCCGCGTGGAGCTGGTAGCCTCCTTTTTCGATACGCGCGAATGCAACGTCTCCAACCGTGAGTTCAACACCGTCACAGGCACCTATAAAGGCAAACGTATGACCGTCCTGTCGACAGGCATCGGCATCGGCAACATCGACATCTCCGTCACGGAGCTCGACGCGCTGGCCAATGTCGACTTCGAAACCCGACAGGTCAAGCCCGAACTTCGGCGGCTTACGCTCCTTCGGCTCGGCACGTCGGGAGCCATCCAGCCCGACATCAAGGTGGGCGAGGCGGTCTTCTCGCGCATGTCGATCGGCTTCGACGGCCTGCTCAACTACTACAAGGGCCGCAACGAGGTCTGCAATCTGGAATACGAGCAGGCATTCATGCGCCACACGGGATGGAGCGACCTGCTGCCGAAGCCCTATTTCGCCGTGGCCGACGAGGGGCTGTTCGACCTGTTCCGCGACTCGACACGTGAAGGTATCACCATCGCCGCACCGGGTTTCTACGCCCCGCAGGGACGCTGGGTGCGCCTCGAACCGGCCGACGCGCACCTGAACGAGAAGATCGAATCGTTCGAGTACGAAGGCCGCCGCATCACCAACTTCGAGATGGAGAGCTCGGCGCTCGCAGGCATGGCCTCGCTCATGGGGCACCGCGCCGCGACGATCTGCACGATCATCGCACAGCGCATCGCGCTGGACGCCTGCACCGACTACAAACCGTTCGTCAAACGGATGATCCGCATGGCGCTCGACAAGCTGGCGACGATCTGA
- a CDS encoding HU family DNA-binding protein gives MNKRELIGEVARRTGYAEEVCTRVLDTFEEVLGDAVADKVKDASDTFRSNAAEALDLIRGLFRKKTEA, from the coding sequence ATGAACAAACGTGAATTGATCGGCGAAGTAGCCCGCCGCACCGGCTATGCCGAAGAGGTCTGCACCCGCGTACTCGACACGTTCGAAGAGGTGCTGGGCGACGCCGTCGCGGACAAGGTGAAGGACGCCTCCGACACCTTCCGTAGCAACGCCGCCGAGGCGCTCGACCTGATCCGCGGACTGTTCCGCAAAAAGACCGAAGCATGA
- the glyA gene encoding serine hydroxymethyltransferase: protein MKRDSQIFDLIGAERKRQTEGIELIASENYVSDQVMEAMGSVLTNKYAEGYPGARYYGGCEVVDRVETLAIERVCRLYGAEYANVQPHSGAQANMAVFFAVLKPGDTFMGLDLAHGGHLSHGSAVNMSGMYFNAVGYQLNEQTGTIDYEDMERKALEHRPKLIIGGASAYSREWDYKRMREIADKVGALLLIDMAHTAGLIAAGLLDNPVKYAHIVTSTTHKTLRGPRGGIILMGKDFDNPWGYTTPKGVVKKMSQLLNSAVFPGIQGGPLEHVIAAKAVAFGEALAPEYKEYQAQVQKNAKAMAEAFVKRGYKIVSGGTDNHLMLVDLRTKFPELTGKLAERCLVAADITTNKNMVPFDSRSPFQTSGLRFGTPAITTRGLKEDKMELIVELIDRVLHDPENEANIAAVRKEVNALMSQYPLFAW, encoded by the coding sequence ATGAAAAGAGATTCTCAGATTTTCGATTTGATCGGCGCCGAGCGCAAGCGCCAGACGGAAGGCATCGAGCTGATCGCCTCGGAAAACTATGTCAGCGACCAGGTCATGGAGGCAATGGGGTCGGTGCTGACCAACAAATACGCCGAAGGCTATCCCGGCGCCCGTTACTACGGCGGCTGCGAGGTCGTCGATCGGGTCGAGACGCTGGCCATCGAGCGCGTCTGCCGTCTCTACGGAGCCGAATACGCCAATGTGCAGCCCCATTCGGGCGCACAAGCCAACATGGCGGTCTTCTTCGCCGTTCTCAAACCGGGCGACACCTTCATGGGGCTCGATCTTGCGCACGGCGGACACCTGTCGCACGGCTCGGCGGTCAACATGTCGGGCATGTATTTCAACGCCGTCGGGTACCAACTCAACGAGCAGACCGGCACGATCGACTACGAAGACATGGAACGCAAGGCGCTGGAACACCGTCCGAAGCTCATCATCGGCGGCGCCTCGGCCTATTCGCGCGAATGGGACTACAAACGTATGCGCGAAATCGCCGACAAGGTGGGCGCGCTGCTGCTCATCGACATGGCCCACACGGCCGGACTGATCGCCGCCGGCCTGCTGGACAACCCCGTGAAATACGCCCATATCGTCACCTCGACGACGCACAAGACGCTGCGCGGCCCGCGCGGAGGCATCATCCTCATGGGCAAGGATTTCGACAATCCGTGGGGCTACACCACGCCCAAAGGCGTCGTCAAGAAGATGTCGCAACTGCTCAACTCGGCCGTCTTCCCCGGCATTCAGGGCGGCCCGCTCGAACACGTGATCGCCGCCAAGGCCGTCGCTTTCGGCGAAGCGCTCGCACCCGAATACAAGGAGTACCAGGCGCAGGTGCAGAAGAATGCCAAGGCCATGGCCGAAGCCTTCGTCAAACGCGGCTACAAAATCGTTTCGGGCGGTACGGACAACCACCTGATGCTGGTCGACCTGCGGACGAAATTCCCCGAATTGACGGGCAAGCTGGCCGAGCGATGCCTCGTCGCGGCCGACATCACCACCAACAAGAATATGGTGCCGTTCGACAGCCGCTCGCCGTTCCAGACCTCGGGCCTGCGTTTCGGTACGCCCGCGATCACCACGCGCGGCCTGAAAGAAGACAAGATGGAGTTGATCGTGGAGTTGATCGACCGCGTACTGCACGACCCCGAAAACGAGGCCAACATCGCTGCCGTCCGCAAGGAGGTCAACGCACTGATGTCGCAATATCCGCTTTTCGCCTGGTAG
- a CDS encoding dipeptidase, translating into MEKVLDYIRSHRDAFVEELFEVLRIPSISAQTEHRGDMVRCAEHLAAALVKAGADHAEVMPTEGNPVVFAEKIVDPKAKTVLVYGHYDVMPVDPREEWTTEPFEPVVRDGRIWGRGADDDKGQSFMHIKAFEAMCATGQLPCNVKFMLEGEEEIGSQSLYKFCREQKRLLKSDVILVSDTSMISMDTPSITCGLRGLTYMQVEVTGPDKDLHSGLFGGAVANPANVLARLVASLVDDEGRVTIPGFYDDVRELSAAERRALNKAPFRLADYKRSLHIGDVAGEAGYTTMERTGVRPSLDVNGIWGGYIEEGTKTIIPARASAKISMRLVPNQDFRKIAKLFERYFRAIAPRSVKVDVRFLHGGAPYVSPTDLPAYKAAEKAVEATFGKKPLPFYSGGSIPIVSAFEEILGVKSILLGFGLSRDAIHSPNESFGLDQFQRGIETIPYFYRYFAEM; encoded by the coding sequence ATGGAAAAGGTTCTCGATTACATCCGCTCGCACCGCGACGCCTTCGTCGAAGAGTTGTTCGAGGTGCTGCGCATCCCGTCGATCAGCGCGCAGACGGAACACCGCGGGGATATGGTGCGCTGTGCCGAACATCTGGCGGCAGCGCTCGTCAAGGCCGGTGCCGACCACGCCGAGGTGATGCCCACCGAGGGGAATCCGGTGGTCTTCGCCGAGAAGATCGTCGACCCCAAGGCCAAAACGGTGCTGGTCTACGGCCATTACGACGTGATGCCGGTCGATCCGCGCGAGGAGTGGACGACCGAGCCGTTCGAACCCGTCGTGCGCGACGGCCGCATCTGGGGGCGCGGAGCCGACGACGACAAGGGGCAGTCGTTCATGCACATCAAGGCGTTCGAGGCGATGTGCGCGACCGGACAACTGCCCTGCAACGTGAAGTTCATGCTCGAAGGCGAAGAGGAGATCGGTTCGCAGAGTCTCTACAAATTTTGCCGTGAGCAGAAGAGACTGCTGAAATCGGATGTTATTCTGGTCTCCGATACGTCGATGATTTCGATGGATACACCTTCGATTACCTGCGGGTTGCGTGGTTTAACTTATATGCAGGTAGAGGTGACGGGACCGGACAAGGATTTGCATTCTGGACTTTTCGGCGGTGCGGTGGCCAATCCAGCCAACGTGCTGGCGCGGCTGGTCGCTTCGCTGGTCGACGACGAGGGGCGCGTGACGATTCCCGGATTCTACGACGACGTGCGCGAACTGTCGGCCGCCGAACGGCGTGCGCTCAACAAGGCGCCGTTCCGTCTGGCCGACTACAAGCGGTCGCTGCACATCGGCGACGTGGCGGGCGAAGCGGGTTATACGACCATGGAGCGTACGGGCGTGCGCCCGTCGCTCGACGTGAACGGCATCTGGGGCGGTTATATCGAGGAGGGAACCAAGACGATCATTCCGGCGCGTGCGTCGGCCAAGATCTCGATGCGGCTGGTGCCGAATCAGGATTTCCGTAAGATCGCCAAGCTCTTCGAGCGGTATTTCCGCGCCATTGCGCCCCGCAGCGTGAAGGTCGACGTGCGGTTCCTGCACGGCGGCGCGCCCTACGTCTCGCCGACCGACCTGCCCGCCTATAAGGCAGCCGAGAAGGCCGTCGAAGCCACCTTCGGCAAGAAGCCCCTGCCCTTCTATTCGGGCGGTTCGATTCCGATCGTGAGTGCTTTCGAGGAGATTCTGGGTGTGAAGTCTATTTTGCTGGGCTTCGGTTTGTCGCGGGACGCGATCCACTCGCCCAACGAGAGTTTCGGATTGGATCAGTTCCAGCGCGGTATCGAGACGATCCCCTATTTCTACCGTTATTTCGCGGAAATGTAG
- the dnaN gene encoding DNA polymerase III subunit beta, with product MKFSVSSSALLSLLATTGKVISNKNTLPILDYFLMELKGDQLKVTTSDLETTLVGQITVDNVESEGMIAAPAKQLLDSLKEFAEIPLTIDCNDQTFEIKLNWKSGSLSIPGASAVSYPALPALAEDKKELTFDVDTLVNGINKTIFATADDELRPIMNGVYINIEPASITFVATDAHKLVKYSSEQPSELTAAFILPKKPANLLKGMLLKEEAPVKVSFDSKNVLFNLKNHTLVCRLIEGSYPNYNAVIPTANPNKVLIDRIELVNGIKRVAVCSNPATNLIRMDIADNKINLTAQDIDYSMSANETISCSYDGQSITIGFKSTFLVEILSNIETPTVVIELADSTRAGVFKPVYDEKQSSDTLMLLMPMMINA from the coding sequence ATGAAATTTTCCGTATCAAGTTCCGCGCTTCTGTCGCTGCTGGCGACCACCGGTAAAGTAATCAGCAATAAGAACACGCTGCCGATCCTCGACTATTTCCTCATGGAGTTGAAGGGCGACCAACTGAAAGTGACCACCTCCGATCTGGAAACCACGCTCGTCGGGCAGATCACCGTCGACAACGTCGAGAGCGAAGGGATGATCGCCGCCCCCGCCAAGCAGCTGCTCGACTCGCTCAAAGAGTTCGCCGAAATTCCGCTGACGATCGACTGCAACGACCAGACTTTCGAGATCAAACTCAACTGGAAAAGCGGTTCGCTTTCGATTCCCGGCGCCAGTGCCGTGAGCTATCCGGCGCTGCCCGCGCTCGCGGAGGACAAGAAGGAGCTGACGTTCGACGTCGACACGCTCGTAAACGGTATCAACAAGACGATCTTCGCCACGGCCGACGACGAACTGCGTCCGATCATGAACGGCGTCTACATCAACATCGAGCCCGCGTCGATCACGTTCGTGGCCACCGACGCCCACAAGTTGGTGAAGTACTCCTCGGAGCAGCCGAGCGAGCTGACGGCGGCTTTCATCCTGCCCAAGAAACCGGCGAACCTGCTCAAAGGCATGCTGCTCAAAGAGGAAGCGCCGGTCAAGGTGTCGTTCGACTCGAAGAACGTGCTCTTCAACCTCAAAAACCACACGTTGGTGTGCCGTCTGATCGAGGGCAGCTATCCCAACTACAACGCCGTCATCCCGACGGCCAACCCCAACAAGGTGCTCATCGACCGCATCGAACTGGTCAATGGCATCAAGCGCGTGGCCGTCTGCTCGAATCCGGCGACCAACCTCATCCGCATGGACATCGCCGACAACAAGATCAACCTCACGGCGCAGGACATCGACTACTCGATGTCGGCCAACGAGACGATCTCGTGCAGTTACGACGGACAGTCGATCACCATCGGGTTCAAGTCGACCTTCCTCGTCGAGATCCTCTCGAACATCGAGACGCCGACGGTGGTGATCGAGCTGGCCGATTCTACCCGTGCGGGCGTTTTCAAGCCCGTTTATGACGAAAAGCAGTCCAGCGACACGCTGATGCTGCTCATGCCGATGATGATCAATGCCTGA
- a CDS encoding alpha/beta hydrolase, with product MRNILLLISMLGLLPAGCGRTVSDTDTVSCDTFVYSVKGGDSLRLDRYTDTPAAEIDAKKPCMIFVFGGAFISGTRDAESYRPFFEYMAREQGYTVVSIDYRLGLKEPLAAGKLSPETFPQLLPQTVLMAVEDLYDATSFVAGKSAEWGIDPARIVACGSSAGAITVLQGAYFIANENPLTAKLPDGFDYAGVISFAGAVVDMADDLTWKRAPAPIMLFHGDADSNVPYRALRMGGAGIFGSDYIARQLSDMKSPYYFYSVEGADHALATVPMNNYRDAIDQFLTQQVGERLPAMIDTKERFTNASPGGKTFTAEDYIRSNFAGE from the coding sequence ATGCGAAACATTCTTCTGTTGATATCGATGCTCGGCCTGCTGCCGGCAGGATGCGGCCGCACGGTCTCCGACACCGACACGGTCTCGTGCGACACCTTCGTCTATTCGGTCAAGGGCGGCGACTCGCTGCGGCTCGACCGTTATACCGACACCCCCGCAGCCGAAATCGACGCAAAAAAGCCCTGCATGATCTTCGTCTTCGGCGGCGCCTTCATCAGCGGCACGCGCGACGCCGAATCGTACCGCCCATTCTTCGAATACATGGCGCGCGAACAAGGGTACACCGTCGTTTCGATCGACTACCGGCTCGGCCTGAAAGAGCCGCTCGCCGCCGGCAAACTCTCGCCCGAAACGTTCCCGCAACTGCTTCCTCAAACGGTACTCATGGCCGTCGAGGATCTATACGACGCGACGAGTTTCGTCGCAGGGAAGTCTGCGGAGTGGGGGATCGATCCCGCGCGGATCGTCGCCTGCGGATCGAGCGCCGGAGCGATCACTGTCCTGCAAGGAGCCTATTTCATCGCCAATGAAAATCCGCTGACGGCCAAACTGCCCGACGGGTTCGATTACGCCGGCGTGATCTCTTTCGCCGGTGCCGTCGTCGACATGGCCGACGATTTGACTTGGAAACGCGCTCCTGCGCCGATCATGCTCTTCCATGGCGACGCCGACTCCAACGTTCCCTACAGGGCGCTGCGGATGGGCGGCGCAGGGATCTTCGGATCGGACTACATCGCACGACAACTCTCCGACATGAAATCGCCCTATTATTTCTACTCGGTGGAGGGTGCCGACCATGCATTGGCCACGGTGCCGATGAACAACTACCGCGATGCCATCGACCAGTTTCTCACGCAACAGGTAGGCGAGCGGCTTCCGGCCATGATCGACACGAAGGAGCGTTTCACCAATGCCTCGCCCGGCGGCAAGACATTCACCGCAGAGGACTACATTCGCAGCAATTTCGCGGGCGAATAA
- the glmM gene encoding phosphoglucosamine mutase has protein sequence MTLIKSISGIRGTIGGRPGDNLTPLDIVKFTTAYVRFLGERKQGRLRIVVGRDARLSGEMVGDLIEGALLGCGADVVNVGLCTTPGVELAVTAHEADGGIIITASHNPRQWNALKLLDADGEFLSDAEGKRVLELAERSDFEFPEVDALGHVLSRESFNDEHIRRVLALPLVDVDAVRRKRFKVVVDAVNSVGGIVIPKLLRELGCEVVELNCEPTGEFAHNPEPLPENLTEIAAAVVREKADLGVVVDPDVDRLAFVSEDGSMFVEEYTLVAVADYVLSHRKGDTVSNLSSSRALRDVTERRGGRYHASAVGEVNVVAKMKEVGAVIGGEGNGGVIYPELHYGRDALVGVALFLTYLAQTGLRMTALRATYPAYYASKNKIALTPAIDVDKVLREIKDRYAGEQVNDIDGVKIDFAENWVHLRKSNTEPIIRIYTEARSMAEADALAQRFIGELREICNL, from the coding sequence ATGACACTCATCAAATCCATCTCGGGTATCCGCGGTACGATCGGCGGCCGCCCGGGCGACAATCTGACCCCGCTCGACATCGTGAAATTCACCACTGCCTACGTCCGTTTTCTGGGCGAGCGCAAACAGGGCCGCCTGCGGATCGTCGTCGGCCGCGACGCACGTCTTTCGGGCGAAATGGTGGGCGACCTGATCGAGGGCGCCCTGCTCGGCTGCGGCGCCGACGTGGTCAACGTGGGGCTCTGCACGACGCCCGGTGTGGAGCTGGCCGTCACGGCCCACGAGGCCGACGGCGGCATCATCATTACCGCCTCGCACAATCCGCGCCAATGGAACGCGTTGAAACTGCTCGATGCCGACGGCGAGTTCCTCTCCGATGCCGAGGGCAAGCGCGTGTTGGAGTTGGCCGAACGAAGCGACTTCGAATTTCCCGAGGTTGACGCACTGGGGCATGTGCTTTCGCGCGAATCGTTCAACGACGAACATATCCGTCGGGTGCTCGCCCTGCCGCTGGTCGATGTCGACGCCGTGCGGCGCAAACGCTTCAAGGTGGTGGTCGACGCCGTCAACTCGGTGGGAGGCATCGTGATCCCGAAGCTGTTGCGCGAGTTGGGCTGCGAGGTCGTGGAACTCAACTGCGAGCCTACGGGCGAGTTCGCCCACAATCCGGAACCTCTGCCCGAGAATCTGACGGAGATCGCCGCGGCGGTCGTCCGCGAGAAGGCCGATCTGGGCGTGGTGGTCGATCCCGACGTCGACCGGCTGGCCTTCGTGAGCGAGGACGGCTCGATGTTTGTCGAGGAGTATACGCTGGTGGCCGTGGCCGACTACGTGTTGTCGCACCGCAAGGGCGATACGGTCTCGAACCTCAGTTCGTCGCGGGCGCTGCGCGATGTGACCGAGCGTCGTGGCGGCCGTTATCACGCTTCGGCCGTGGGCGAAGTCAACGTCGTGGCGAAGATGAAGGAGGTCGGCGCCGTCATCGGCGGCGAAGGCAACGGCGGCGTGATCTATCCCGAACTGCACTACGGCCGCGACGCGCTGGTGGGCGTGGCGCTGTTCCTGACCTATCTGGCGCAGACAGGGCTGAGGATGACCGCATTGCGTGCCACCTATCCCGCCTACTACGCATCGAAGAACAAGATCGCCCTGACGCCGGCCATCGATGTGGATAAAGTCCTGCGTGAGATAAAGGATCGTTATGCCGGTGAACAGGTGAACGATATAGACGGCGTGAAAATCGATTTCGCGGAGAATTGGGTACACCTGCGCAAGTCCAATACCGAGCCGATCATCCGCATCTATACCGAGGCACGGTCGATGGCCGAAGCCGATGCGCTGGCGCAGCGGTTCATCGGCGAACTGCGCGAAATTTGCAACCTGTAA
- a CDS encoding DUF2461 domain-containing protein, whose product MKAVVEFLRQLHAHNERAWFEAHRAEWLQLQERVRSFAEGLIEGIASFDPSVEGLTAKDCTYRIYRDVRFSRDKSPYKTWQGIYVAPHGKKAGYAGYYFHLEGAAEEGLVGSHMLFSGLHMPHPTVLRSVREEILDNGAEFVGNIRRAEGFALDESQRLRRTPAGFPTDSPYDELLRLKEVALCRPFGDDFLAGDDLLERTLAEFRKTAPFVQQLNRAVQYAYEEMM is encoded by the coding sequence ATGAAGGCGGTCGTCGAATTCCTGCGGCAACTGCACGCTCACAACGAACGCGCATGGTTCGAGGCGCACCGCGCCGAATGGCTGCAATTGCAGGAGCGTGTCCGCAGCTTCGCCGAAGGGTTGATCGAGGGAATCGCCTCGTTCGACCCCTCGGTCGAGGGGCTGACCGCGAAGGACTGTACCTACCGCATCTACCGCGACGTGCGTTTCAGCCGCGACAAATCGCCTTACAAGACCTGGCAGGGCATCTACGTCGCACCGCACGGTAAAAAAGCGGGGTATGCGGGCTACTATTTCCACCTCGAAGGCGCCGCCGAAGAGGGACTCGTCGGCAGCCACATGCTTTTTTCCGGACTCCATATGCCGCATCCCACGGTGCTCCGAAGCGTACGCGAGGAGATTCTGGACAATGGCGCGGAATTTGTCGGGAACATCCGGCGCGCCGAAGGATTCGCGCTCGACGAATCGCAGCGACTGAGGCGCACGCCCGCAGGGTTTCCGACGGACTCGCCCTACGACGAACTGCTGCGGTTGAAGGAAGTAGCGCTCTGCCGTCCGTTCGGCGACGATTTCCTCGCGGGCGACGACCTGCTGGAACGCACGCTCGCCGAGTTCCGCAAGACCGCGCCTTTCGTGCAACAGCTCAATCGTGCCGTGCAGTACGCCTATGAAGAGATGATGTAA
- the fabG gene encoding 3-oxoacyl-[acyl-carrier-protein] reductase, with protein sequence MKLLEGKVAVVTGAARGIGKAIALQFAKEGANVAFTDLAIDENGKATEAEIAALGVKCKGYASNAADFEQTHEVVKRIVEEFGRIDILVNNAGITKDGLMMRMSEAQWDAVLTVNLKSAFNFIHAVTPVMARQKSGSIINMSSVVGVSGNAGQCNYSASKAGMIGLAKSIAKEMGPRGIRANCIAPGFIITDMTDKLPDEVKEGWYKQIPLRRGGTPEDVAKVALFLASDLSSYVSGQVIHCCGAMNC encoded by the coding sequence ATGAAATTACTGGAAGGAAAAGTCGCAGTCGTGACGGGCGCCGCCCGCGGTATCGGCAAGGCGATCGCATTGCAGTTCGCCAAGGAAGGCGCGAATGTTGCATTCACCGATCTGGCGATCGACGAGAACGGAAAAGCCACCGAGGCGGAGATCGCCGCGCTGGGCGTGAAGTGCAAGGGTTACGCCTCGAACGCCGCCGATTTCGAGCAGACGCACGAAGTCGTGAAACGGATCGTCGAGGAGTTCGGCCGGATCGATATTCTGGTGAACAACGCCGGTATTACGAAAGACGGTCTGATGATGCGCATGAGCGAGGCGCAGTGGGATGCCGTGCTGACGGTCAACCTGAAATCGGCCTTCAACTTCATCCACGCCGTGACGCCGGTCATGGCCCGTCAGAAGTCGGGTTCGATCATCAACATGTCGTCGGTGGTGGGCGTGAGCGGCAACGCCGGCCAGTGCAACTACTCGGCGTCGAAAGCCGGCATGATCGGTCTGGCCAAGTCGATCGCCAAGGAGATGGGCCCGCGCGGCATCCGCGCCAACTGCATCGCTCCGGGATTCATCATCACGGACATGACCGACAAGTTGCCCGACGAGGTCAAGGAGGGCTGGTACAAGCAGATCCCGCTGCGACGCGGCGGTACGCCCGAAGATGTGGCCAAGGTGGCCCTGTTCCTCGCGTCGGACCTGTCGTCGTACGTCAGCGGCCAGGTCATCCACTGCTGCGGCGCGATGAACTGCTAA
- a CDS encoding 3'-5' exonuclease — protein MKLNLKRPIVFFDLETTGVDTAKDRIVEISMVKVMPDGEEIVKTRKINPGIHIPEEATAIHGITDEDVKDCPTFAQIARSLEQFIAGCDFGGFNSNRFDLPMLVEEFMRAGISVDFKRRRFVDVQNIFHKMEQRTLVAAYKFYCDKDLTNAHSAEADTLATYEVLKAQLDRYDNLENDIDFLAEFSTRNESADYAGRILYNEKGEEVFGFGKYKGRCVAEIFESEPSYYNWMMNGDFPLYTKKVITEIRLRGSKEKKR, from the coding sequence ATGAAACTGAACCTCAAACGTCCCATCGTCTTTTTCGATCTGGAAACCACCGGCGTCGACACCGCCAAAGACCGTATCGTCGAGATCTCGATGGTCAAGGTGATGCCCGACGGCGAGGAGATCGTCAAGACCCGCAAGATCAACCCCGGCATACACATCCCCGAAGAGGCGACCGCCATTCACGGCATCACCGACGAGGATGTGAAGGATTGTCCGACCTTCGCGCAGATCGCCCGGTCGCTCGAACAGTTCATCGCCGGCTGCGACTTCGGAGGATTCAACTCCAACCGTTTCGACCTGCCGATGCTCGTCGAGGAGTTCATGCGCGCCGGCATCAGCGTCGACTTCAAGCGGCGCCGCTTCGTCGACGTGCAGAACATCTTTCACAAAATGGAGCAGCGTACGCTCGTAGCCGCCTACAAGTTCTACTGCGACAAGGACCTCACGAACGCCCATTCGGCCGAAGCCGATACGCTGGCGACCTACGAGGTGCTCAAAGCGCAGCTGGACCGCTACGACAACCTGGAAAACGACATCGATTTCCTGGCCGAATTCTCCACGCGCAACGAGTCGGCCGACTACGCCGGACGCATTCTCTATAACGAGAAAGGGGAGGAGGTCTTCGGTTTCGGAAAGTACAAAGGCCGCTGCGTAGCCGAAATATTCGAGTCGGAACCGAGCTACTACAACTGGATGATGAACGGCGATTTCCCGCTCTACACGAAAAAGGTCATCACCGAAATCCGGCTGCGCGGCTCGAAGGAGAAGAAACGTTAG